GATGAAGAAAAAGCCGAATTTACCTTCGAGCATTCCCCACGCAGCGCCTCGATTCCGATACGAGTTGAGATAAAAGAAATCCGGAATGACCGTGATCGCTTGACCGATCGTCATGTTTTGAACGACGATCCATTTCGTCAACTGGTCGATTCCAACGAGTAAAGCAGCAATCCCTAAGTAAAGCCACATCCTATTGTCCTCCGCATCCAAAAATAATGAGGGACGTCCTGCGAAGTCGCAGTCGCCCCTCCCTTTGTATCATTATAAAGAATTGACGACTTCAGTACAACGTGGGCAAAGCGTCGGATGAGCCGGATCTTGTCCGAGTTCCGTCGAATATGTCCAACAACGTTCACATTTTTCACCGTCAGCTTTTTGAACCGTGATGCCGGTCGTCTCATACATCTTATCTGCCGTTTCCACGAATTCGAGTTGTGAGACTTGGAGTAACTGCTCAAGATGATCAATCGTACCGAGCAAGGCTTTTGTTTCTTCTTTCGGCGCAAGTAAGAGTTTCGCTTCGAGTGTCTTACCGACGAGTTTCTCAACGCGTGCTTCCTCGAGTGCTTTTAAGACATCATCGCGGAACGTCAGGAACGCGTTCCATTTCTCGATGAGGGCAAGTCCTTCTTCTGAGACTTCGACCGTTTCCGGAAGGTCCGTCAAGAAGATACTCTTCGTCTCAACAGCTGGTACGAACTCCCATGCTTCGTCTGCTGTGTGTGGCAGGACAGGTGCCATCAATTGCAACAAGGCGACGACTGTATCATACATGACCGTCTGAACCGCACGACGCGACGTCGCGTCTGCTTTTTCGATATACAGGATATCTTTCGTGTAATCGAGGTAGAACGACGACAAATCAAGGACGCAGAAGTTGTGGAGCAATTGATAGACCGACATGAAGTCGTACGCATCATATGCCGCTTTTACTTTTCCAACAAGTTGGTCCAATTTCGTCCGCATGAAACGGTCTGACTCTGGTAAGTCTTCAAATGCGACACGATGCGCCGCAGGATCGAATTGATCCAAGTTTCCGAGAAGGAAACGAACCGTGTTGCGGATTTTCCGGTATGACTCTGAGACTTGTTTGAAGTTATCCATCGATGCCCGGACATCGGCTTGATAATCAACAGATGCGACCCATAAGCGAAGAATCTCTGCTCCGAATTGTTGCATGACTTGGATCGGTGCGATCGTGTTACCGATCGATTTAGACATCTTACGACCTTGACCATCCAAGACGAATCCGTGACTGACGACCGCTTTATATGGTGCTTTCCCTGTCGTTGCGACAGCTGTCGATAACGAAGAGTTAAACCAACCGCGGTATTGGTCAGATCCTTCAAGATAGAGATCCGCCGGACGCGTCAATTCAGGACGTGTCGCAAGGACACCGGCATGTGATGAACCAGAATCGAACCAGACATCCATGATGTCCGTTTCTTTTTTGAAGATACCGTTCGGACTGGCTGGATGTGTGAATCCTTCAGGAAGCAAGTCGACCGCTTCGCGCTCATACCAGACGTTTGATCCGTGAGCTGCGAACAAGTTCGCGATATGATCAATCGTTTCTGGTGTGACGATTTCCGTACCGTCTTCAGCGTAGAAGATTGGAAGTGGTACACCCCAAGCGCGTTGACGTGAGATGACCCAGTCGCCGCGGTCTTTAAACATGTTGTGAAGACGTGTTTCGCCCCACTCTGGTACCCACTGGACGCCTTTGATCTCATCAAGGATTTCCGCACGGAAGTCTTTGATTGAAGCGAACCACTGTGGCGTTGCCCGGAATATGACCGGTTTTTTCGTCCGCCAGTCGTGTGGATACGAGTGTTTGATGAACGATAGTTTTAAGAGAGCGCCTGCTTCTTCGAGGGCGAGACCGATTTCTTTGTTCGCATCCTCATAGAACATGCCTTCA
This region of Exiguobacterium acetylicum DSM 20416 genomic DNA includes:
- the ileS gene encoding isoleucine--tRNA ligase, which translates into the protein MDYKETLLMMKTEFLMRGNLPKREPDMQARWEEMNLYAAVQEKNAGKPTFILHDGPPYANGDIHMGHGLNKVLKDIIVRYKSMNGFQSPYVPGWDTHGLPIETALQKAGVDRKSMTVAEFRELCAKYALEQVDHQREQFKRLGVLGDYDNPYITLQPEFEAAQIRLFGDMANKGYIYKGKKPVYWSPSSESALAEAEIEYQDKRSAAIYVAFQVMDGKNILEPTDNFVIWTTTPWTIPANLGISVSAELTYARIEYQGKGYIVAETLVPEVIEALGWEDATVGRVFNGADFEYIKAKHPLYDRESLVMLGDHVTAEATGVVHTAPGHGEDDFRIGQAYGLDVLCPVDDKGVMTAEAPGFEGMFYEDANKEIGLALEEAGALLKLSFIKHSYPHDWRTKKPVIFRATPQWFASIKDFRAEILDEIKGVQWVPEWGETRLHNMFKDRGDWVISRQRAWGVPLPIFYAEDGTEIVTPETIDHIANLFAAHGSNVWYEREAVDLLPEGFTHPASPNGIFKKETDIMDVWFDSGSSHAGVLATRPELTRPADLYLEGSDQYRGWFNSSLSTAVATTGKAPYKAVVSHGFVLDGQGRKMSKSIGNTIAPIQVMQQFGAEILRLWVASVDYQADVRASMDNFKQVSESYRKIRNTVRFLLGNLDQFDPAAHRVAFEDLPESDRFMRTKLDQLVGKVKAAYDAYDFMSVYQLLHNFCVLDLSSFYLDYTKDILYIEKADATSRRAVQTVMYDTVVALLQLMAPVLPHTADEAWEFVPAVETKSIFLTDLPETVEVSEEGLALIEKWNAFLTFRDDVLKALEEARVEKLVGKTLEAKLLLAPKEETKALLGTIDHLEQLLQVSQLEFVETADKMYETTGITVQKADGEKCERCWTYSTELGQDPAHPTLCPRCTEVVNSL